A window of Eikenella corrodens contains these coding sequences:
- the lysS gene encoding lysine--tRNA ligase produces the protein MSDSQHTDTPQLDENQVMAVRREKLAEIRKHGVAFPNDFRRNAFAGDLHSQYGELSKEELEEKNVTVKVAGRMMLQRDMGKASFATLQDVSGQIQLYVNDQGVGEKVHEEFKHWDLGDILGAEGVLFKTNHGELTVRVSQIRLLAKALRPLPDKVHGLKDQETRYRQRYADLIVNAESREIFKKRGRIIQTIRNFMTGEQYLEVETPMMHPIAGGAAARPFVTHHNALDIPLYMRIAPELYLKRLVVGGFERVFEINRNFRNEGVSARHNPEFTMMEFYEAFSDYHRMMDMTEGVIRACANAVCGSLHVPYNGKEVDLEKRFDRLTIVDAIKKYNPQYTDEQLNDEEWLKKEVVKHGEDLPAAPGIGSLQLALFEGCAEGKLWNPTFIIDYPVEVSPLARASDTNPKLTERFELFAVGRELANGYSELNDPEDQAARFRSQVAQKEAGDDEAMNYDADYIRAMEYGLPPTGGCGIGIDRLVMLLTNAPSIRDVILFPHMRPEEGQN, from the coding sequence ATGAGTGACTCTCAACATACCGACACCCCCCAATTAGACGAAAATCAGGTCATGGCAGTTCGTCGTGAAAAATTGGCTGAAATCCGCAAGCACGGTGTAGCGTTCCCGAACGACTTCCGCCGCAATGCTTTTGCCGGCGACCTGCACAGCCAATACGGCGAACTGTCTAAGGAAGAGTTGGAAGAAAAGAACGTAACTGTTAAGGTAGCCGGCCGCATGATGCTGCAACGCGACATGGGTAAGGCCAGCTTTGCCACCCTGCAAGACGTTTCCGGCCAAATCCAGCTCTACGTAAACGACCAGGGTGTTGGTGAGAAGGTTCACGAAGAGTTCAAGCACTGGGACTTGGGCGATATCCTCGGCGCAGAAGGTGTGCTGTTTAAAACCAACCACGGCGAGCTGACCGTACGTGTAAGCCAAATCCGTCTGTTGGCCAAAGCCCTGCGCCCGCTGCCTGATAAAGTGCACGGCCTGAAAGACCAGGAAACCCGCTACCGCCAGCGTTATGCCGATTTGATCGTAAACGCCGAATCGCGCGAAATCTTCAAAAAACGTGGCCGCATCATCCAAACCATCCGCAACTTCATGACTGGCGAGCAGTATCTTGAAGTGGAAACCCCGATGATGCACCCGATTGCCGGTGGCGCAGCAGCCCGTCCGTTCGTTACCCACCACAACGCTCTAGACATCCCGCTGTATATGCGTATCGCTCCCGAGCTTTATCTGAAACGTTTGGTGGTAGGCGGCTTCGAGCGCGTGTTTGAAATCAACCGCAACTTCCGTAACGAAGGCGTGTCTGCCCGCCACAACCCCGAGTTCACCATGATGGAGTTCTACGAGGCATTCTCCGACTACCACCGCATGATGGACATGACCGAAGGCGTAATCCGCGCTTGCGCCAACGCCGTTTGCGGCAGCCTGCACGTTCCCTACAACGGTAAAGAAGTGGATCTGGAAAAACGCTTTGACCGCCTCACCATCGTGGACGCGATCAAAAAATACAATCCGCAATACACCGACGAGCAACTGAACGACGAAGAATGGCTGAAAAAAGAAGTGGTGAAACACGGCGAAGACCTGCCTGCCGCCCCCGGCATCGGCAGCCTGCAGCTGGCCTTGTTTGAAGGCTGCGCCGAAGGCAAGCTGTGGAACCCCACTTTCATCATCGACTATCCGGTTGAAGTGTCTCCCCTGGCTCGCGCTTCCGATACCAATCCGAAGCTCACCGAACGTTTCGAACTGTTTGCAGTAGGCCGCGAGTTGGCCAACGGCTACTCAGAGTTGAACGACCCGGAAGACCAGGCCGCACGCTTCAGATCACAAGTGGCTCAAAAAGAAGCCGGCGACGACGAGGCCATGAACTACGACGCCGACTACATCCGCGCCATGGAATACGGCCTGCCGCCCACCGGCGGTTGCGGTATCGGTATCGACCGCTTGGTAATGTTGCTGACCAACGCCCCGAGCATCCGCGACGTTATCCTGTTCCCGCATATGCGTCCGGAAGAAGGCCAGAACTAA
- the rplD gene encoding 50S ribosomal protein L4: MELKVIDAKGQVSGSLAASDALFAREYNEALVHQLVTAFLANARSGNRAQLTRAEVKHSTKKPWRQKGTGRARAGMSSSPLWRGGGRIFPNKPDENFTQKVNRKMYRAGMATILSQLVRDERLFVIEDLSVATPKTKAFAEQVKNLGMGQVLFVTKQLDENVYLSSRNLPNVLVLEAQQIDPYSLLRYKKVVVTKEAVAQLEEQWV, from the coding sequence ATGGAATTAAAAGTAATTGATGCTAAAGGCCAAGTTTCAGGTAGCCTTGCTGCTTCCGATGCGCTGTTTGCTCGTGAATACAATGAGGCGTTGGTTCACCAGTTGGTTACTGCCTTTTTGGCAAATGCCCGTTCTGGCAACCGTGCACAGCTGACTCGTGCTGAAGTGAAGCACTCCACTAAAAAGCCATGGCGCCAGAAAGGTACTGGTCGTGCTCGTGCTGGTATGTCTTCTTCTCCGTTGTGGAGAGGGGGTGGTCGCATATTCCCGAATAAGCCTGATGAAAACTTTACTCAGAAGGTTAATCGTAAGATGTACCGTGCCGGTATGGCGACTATTTTGTCCCAGTTGGTGCGTGATGAGCGCTTGTTTGTGATTGAAGATCTGTCTGTTGCCACTCCTAAAACCAAAGCTTTTGCTGAGCAAGTGAAAAATTTGGGTATGGGGCAGGTTCTGTTTGTTACCAAACAGTTGGACGAAAATGTATACTTGTCTTCACGCAATTTGCCGAATGTACTGGTCTTAGAAGCTCAACAGATTGATCCGTACAGCTTGCTTCGCTATAAAAAAGTAGTGGTAACTAAGGAAGCGGTTGCACAACTTGAGGAGCAATGGGTATGA
- the bioB gene encoding biotin synthase BioB: protein MTTLSPVALRRQTEPKPHPTAQYWKKCDVEALFGLPFLDLVFRAAEIHRQNFNPREIQLSTLLSIKTGGCPEDCAYCPQSAHHNTNLGKEQMMDVGEIVEKAKIAKSRGASRFCMGAAWRGPKPKDVAVVSEIIKAVKGLGMETCGTFGMLEDGMAEDFKKAGLDYYNHNLDTDPERYNDIIHTRKHEDRMDTLGKVRNAGLKICCGGIVGMNETRAERAGLIASLANLDPQPESVPINQLVKVEGTPLADAEDLDWTEFVRTIAVARITMPHSFVRLSAGRSNMPESMQAMCFMAGANSIFYGDKLLTTENPDEDGDRLLMAKLDLVPLDYHAEPGEAAERLPENHHAAGGCGGGHCGCAH, encoded by the coding sequence ATGACCACCCTCTCCCCGGTGGCTTTGCGCCGTCAAACCGAGCCGAAGCCGCATCCCACTGCGCAGTATTGGAAAAAATGCGATGTGGAAGCCTTGTTCGGGCTGCCCTTTCTCGACCTCGTATTCCGTGCCGCCGAAATCCACCGCCAAAATTTCAATCCGCGCGAAATCCAGCTTTCCACCCTGCTTTCCATCAAAACCGGCGGCTGCCCGGAAGACTGCGCCTACTGCCCGCAATCGGCGCACCACAACACCAATCTGGGTAAAGAGCAGATGATGGATGTGGGCGAAATCGTGGAAAAAGCCAAAATCGCCAAATCGCGCGGTGCCAGCCGTTTCTGCATGGGCGCGGCATGGCGCGGGCCGAAGCCGAAAGATGTGGCGGTGGTGTCCGAAATCATCAAAGCTGTGAAGGGTTTGGGTATGGAAACCTGCGGCACGTTCGGCATGCTGGAAGACGGCATGGCGGAAGACTTCAAAAAAGCCGGCCTGGACTACTACAACCACAACCTCGACACCGACCCCGAGCGCTACAACGACATCATCCACACCCGCAAACACGAAGACCGCATGGATACCTTGGGCAAGGTGCGCAACGCCGGCCTGAAAATCTGCTGCGGCGGCATTGTGGGCATGAACGAAACCCGCGCCGAGCGCGCCGGGCTGATTGCCAGCCTCGCCAACCTCGACCCGCAGCCGGAAAGCGTGCCGATTAACCAGCTGGTCAAAGTGGAAGGCACGCCGCTGGCCGATGCCGAAGATTTGGATTGGACGGAGTTCGTCCGCACCATCGCCGTAGCGCGGATTACCATGCCGCACAGCTTCGTGCGCCTTTCCGCCGGGCGCAGCAATATGCCCGAATCCATGCAGGCGATGTGTTTCATGGCGGGCGCGAACTCGATTTTCTACGGCGACAAGCTTTTAACCACGGAAAACCCCGACGAAGACGGCGACCGCCTGCTGATGGCCAAGCTGGATTTGGTGCCGCTGGATTATCATGCCGAACCCGGCGAGGCGGCGGAAAGGCTACCTGAAAACCATCACGCAGCCGGCGGTTGCGGCGGCGGGCATTGCGGCTGTGCGCATTGA
- the secA gene encoding preprotein translocase subunit SecA — MITSLAKKVFGSRNDRLLKQYRKSVVRINGMEKDIQQLDDAALQAKTAEFKQRLAKGETLDDILEEAFAVCREASRRTLGMRHFDVQLIGGMVLHQGKIAEMRTGEGKTLVATLAVYLNALAGKGVHVVTVNDYLAARDAEIMRPLYNFLGMKVGVIVANMDQAAKHEAYNADITYGTNNEFGFDYLRDNMVLQLSDKVQRELNFAVVDEVDSILIDEARTPLIISGQADDNTDLYLVMNKVPAQLVRQKEEEGEGDYWVDEKNRTVLLSEAGHEHAEQILTKMGLLQEGDSLYSTANIALMHHLMAALRAHSLFNLDEHYVVQNGEIVIVDEFTGRLMTGRRWSEGLHQAVEAKEGVEIRQENQTLASITFQNYFRLYSKLSGMTGTADTEAYEFQSIYGLETVIIPTNRPMIRKDFNDQVFRTAEEKFEAVVADIKERHAKGQPILVGTTSIENSELVSNMLSRAGLAHNVLNAKEHAREADIVAQAGKTGMITVATNMAGRGTDIVLGGNVKHLSHIIRNDPDLSEEEKAARIKELEDGWQEEHDRVIAAGGLHIVGTERHESRRIDNQLRGRSGRQGDVGSSRFYLSFEDPLLRLFALDRHAALLEKLAPERGVPIEHGLLTRQIESAQRKVEGRNFDMRKQVLEYDDVANDQRKVIYSRRNEVLETEDNSAMMTEMRQEAIENLVDLYMPADSIEEQWDLVALEKQLFADFHIHAPVTEWFKQDPTLDNQDVKERAWKLAQDDYAAKTEMVGAELMRQFERNIFLQVMDSQWREHLSAMDYLRQGIHLRGYAQKNPKQEYKMESFEMFQNLWQNIRNETAKLLSQVRFELNEPVAEESAPMQMAYQENHAAAPDITYLAANGNAADAADFAEDDFSPEALTARGQMVHRNDPCPCGSGLRYKQCHGKLS; from the coding sequence ATGATTACTTCACTGGCCAAGAAAGTGTTCGGCAGCCGCAACGACAGGCTTCTGAAACAATACCGCAAATCCGTGGTACGCATCAACGGCATGGAAAAAGATATCCAGCAGCTCGACGATGCGGCGCTGCAAGCCAAAACCGCAGAATTCAAACAACGGCTCGCCAAGGGCGAAACCTTGGACGATATTTTGGAAGAAGCTTTTGCCGTGTGTCGAGAAGCTTCCCGCCGCACGCTGGGCATGCGCCATTTTGATGTGCAGCTCATCGGCGGTATGGTGTTGCACCAGGGTAAAATTGCCGAAATGCGCACCGGCGAGGGTAAAACCCTGGTGGCCACGCTGGCCGTGTATCTGAACGCGCTCGCCGGTAAAGGTGTGCACGTGGTGACGGTAAACGATTACCTTGCCGCCCGCGATGCCGAAATCATGCGCCCGCTCTACAACTTCCTCGGCATGAAAGTGGGCGTGATTGTGGCCAATATGGATCAGGCCGCCAAGCACGAAGCCTACAACGCCGACATCACCTACGGTACGAATAACGAATTCGGCTTCGACTACCTGCGCGACAATATGGTGCTCCAGCTGAGCGACAAAGTGCAGCGAGAGCTGAACTTCGCCGTGGTGGACGAAGTGGACTCCATCCTCATCGACGAAGCCCGTACCCCGCTCATCATCTCCGGCCAGGCCGACGACAACACCGATTTGTATTTGGTGATGAATAAAGTGCCCGCCCAGCTGGTGCGCCAAAAAGAAGAAGAGGGCGAGGGCGATTATTGGGTGGACGAGAAAAACCGCACCGTATTGCTCAGCGAGGCCGGCCATGAACATGCCGAGCAAATCCTCACCAAAATGGGCCTGTTGCAGGAAGGCGATTCGCTCTATTCCACCGCCAACATCGCCCTGATGCACCACCTGATGGCCGCTTTGCGCGCCCACAGCCTGTTTAATTTGGATGAGCACTATGTGGTGCAAAACGGCGAAATTGTGATTGTGGACGAGTTCACCGGCCGCCTGATGACCGGCCGCCGCTGGTCAGAAGGCCTGCATCAGGCCGTGGAAGCCAAAGAAGGCGTGGAAATCCGCCAAGAAAACCAAACCTTGGCCTCCATTACCTTCCAAAACTACTTCCGCCTCTACAGCAAACTCTCCGGCATGACCGGTACCGCCGACACCGAAGCCTATGAGTTCCAAAGCATCTACGGCCTGGAAACCGTGATCATCCCCACCAACCGACCGATGATCCGCAAAGACTTCAACGACCAAGTGTTCCGCACCGCCGAAGAAAAATTCGAAGCCGTGGTGGCCGACATTAAAGAGCGCCATGCCAAAGGACAGCCTATTCTGGTGGGCACCACCAGCATCGAAAACTCCGAGTTGGTGTCTAATATGCTCTCCCGCGCCGGCCTGGCACACAACGTTTTGAACGCCAAAGAGCACGCCCGCGAAGCCGATATCGTGGCGCAGGCCGGTAAAACCGGCATGATTACCGTGGCCACCAATATGGCCGGCCGCGGCACCGACATCGTGCTCGGCGGCAACGTGAAACACCTCAGCCACATCATCCGCAACGATCCCGATTTGAGCGAAGAAGAAAAAGCCGCCCGCATCAAAGAGCTGGAAGACGGCTGGCAGGAAGAGCACGACCGCGTAATCGCTGCCGGCGGCCTGCACATCGTCGGCACCGAGCGCCACGAAAGCCGCCGTATCGACAACCAGCTGCGCGGCCGTTCTGGCCGTCAGGGCGACGTGGGCTCCAGCCGCTTCTACCTCTCGTTCGAAGACCCGCTGCTGCGACTCTTCGCGCTCGACCGCCACGCTGCCTTGCTCGAAAAACTGGCACCGGAACGCGGTGTGCCGATTGAACACGGCCTGCTCACCCGTCAGATTGAAAGCGCCCAGCGCAAAGTGGAAGGCCGCAACTTCGATATGCGCAAACAAGTGCTGGAATACGACGACGTGGCCAACGACCAGCGCAAGGTTATCTACAGCCGCCGCAATGAAGTGCTGGAAACCGAAGACAACTCCGCCATGATGACCGAGATGCGGCAAGAGGCAATCGAGAATTTGGTTGATCTGTATATGCCCGCCGACAGCATCGAAGAGCAGTGGGATTTGGTGGCGCTGGAGAAACAGCTGTTTGCCGACTTCCATATTCATGCTCCGGTTACCGAGTGGTTCAAGCAAGACCCCACCCTCGACAACCAAGATGTGAAAGAGCGTGCTTGGAAACTGGCGCAAGACGACTATGCTGCCAAAACCGAAATGGTCGGTGCCGAATTGATGCGCCAGTTCGAGCGCAATATCTTCCTGCAGGTGATGGATAGCCAGTGGCGTGAACATCTTTCCGCCATGGACTACCTGCGCCAAGGCATCCACCTGCGCGGCTACGCCCAGAAAAATCCGAAGCAGGAATACAAAATGGAATCTTTCGAGATGTTCCAAAACCTGTGGCAGAACATCCGCAATGAAACCGCCAAGCTCCTGTCGCAAGTGCGCTTCGAGCTGAATGAGCCGGTGGCCGAGGAAAGTGCGCCCATGCAGATGGCATATCAAGAAAATCATGCCGCTGCGCCGGACATTACCTACCTGGCGGCCAATGGCAACGCCGCCGATGCCGCCGACTTTGCCGAAGACGATTTCAGCCCCGAAGCCCTTACCGCCCGCGGCCAAATGGTGCACCGCAACGACCCCTGCCCCTGCGGCAGCGGCCTGCGCTACAAACAATGCCACGGCAAATTGAGCTAA
- a CDS encoding DciA family protein — MSDLNRLNPSRHSLHSCDNLSRGESRLHDLIVQAEGWRHTAQTLEARLPAKLQQHCRAVRVREGVLVWYASNNMAAARLRMLAAGLLPAWRAVCPEVREVQVKISPPEQERPKEKQAKLSRTAAEQCLAAADDLAHHPELAAALRHLARHAEESE; from the coding sequence ATGTCCGACCTCAACCGCCTCAACCCCAGCCGCCACAGCCTGCACAGCTGCGACAACCTCAGCCGCGGCGAATCGCGGCTGCACGACTTGATCGTGCAGGCCGAGGGCTGGCGGCATACCGCCCAAACATTGGAAGCACGGCTGCCGGCCAAGCTGCAGCAGCATTGCCGCGCGGTGCGGGTGCGCGAAGGGGTATTGGTTTGGTATGCAAGCAACAATATGGCGGCGGCGCGGCTGCGGATGCTCGCGGCAGGGCTGCTCCCGGCCTGGCGGGCGGTGTGCCCGGAGGTACGCGAAGTGCAGGTAAAAATCAGCCCGCCGGAGCAGGAGCGGCCGAAAGAGAAACAGGCCAAACTGAGCCGCACTGCCGCTGAACAATGCTTGGCCGCTGCGGATGATTTGGCGCACCACCCGGAGCTGGCAGCGGCGCTGCGGCATTTGGCAAGACATGCGGAGGAAAGCGAATAA
- the rpsS gene encoding 30S ribosomal protein S19, whose amino-acid sequence MARSLKKGPYVDLHLLKKVDAARAGNDKRPIKTWSRRSTILPDFIGLTIAVHNGRTHVPVFISDNMVGHKLGEFALTRTFKGHLADKKAQK is encoded by the coding sequence ATGGCTCGTTCATTGAAAAAAGGTCCATATGTTGATCTGCACCTGTTGAAAAAAGTTGATGCTGCTCGCGCCGGCAATGATAAGCGTCCTATTAAAACATGGTCTCGCCGCTCAACAATTCTCCCCGATTTTATTGGGTTGACTATTGCGGTACATAATGGTCGCACTCACGTGCCTGTGTTTATTAGCGATAATATGGTTGGCCATAAGTTGGGTGAGTTTGCGCTTACTCGTACTTTTAAAGGACACTTGGCTGATAAAAAGGCTCAGAAATAA
- the rplB gene encoding 50S ribosomal protein L2: MAIVKMKPTSAGRRGMVRVVAEGLHKGAPYAPLVEKKNSIAGRNHNGHITTRHKGGGHKHHYRVVDFKRDKDNIPAKVERIEYDPNRTAFIALLCYADGERRYIIAPRGIQAGAVLVSGAEAAIKVGNALPIRNIPVGTTIHCIEMKPGKGAQIARSAGASAVLLAKEGVYAQVRLRSGEVRKIHIDCRATVGEVGNEEQSLKKIGKAGANRWRGIRPTVRGVVMNPVDHPHGGGEGRTGEAREPVSPWGTPAKGYRTRNNKRTDNMIVRRRYSNKG, from the coding sequence ATGGCTATTGTAAAAATGAAGCCGACTTCTGCAGGTCGCCGCGGCATGGTTCGCGTGGTTGCAGAGGGTCTGCATAAGGGTGCTCCTTATGCACCGCTGGTAGAGAAGAAAAACTCTATCGCTGGCCGCAATCATAACGGTCATATCACGACTCGTCATAAAGGTGGTGGGCATAAACATCACTACCGCGTAGTAGATTTTAAACGCGATAAGGATAATATTCCTGCGAAAGTTGAGCGTATTGAGTACGATCCGAACCGTACTGCTTTCATTGCGTTGCTTTGCTACGCTGATGGTGAGCGTCGTTATATTATTGCTCCTCGCGGTATCCAAGCGGGCGCCGTGTTGGTTTCTGGCGCAGAAGCTGCAATCAAAGTTGGTAATGCTTTGCCGATTCGTAATATTCCGGTTGGTACCACCATCCACTGTATCGAGATGAAACCTGGTAAAGGTGCTCAGATTGCTCGTTCAGCTGGTGCTTCCGCGGTTTTGCTGGCTAAAGAAGGTGTCTACGCTCAAGTTCGTCTGCGTTCAGGTGAGGTGCGTAAGATCCATATCGATTGCCGTGCCACTGTTGGCGAAGTTGGTAATGAAGAGCAAAGCCTGAAGAAAATTGGTAAAGCTGGTGCTAATCGCTGGCGTGGTATTCGTCCAACCGTCCGCGGTGTGGTAATGAACCCTGTAGATCACCCGCATGGTGGTGGTGAGGGTCGTACCGGTGAGGCTCGTGAGCCTGTCAGCCCATGGGGTACTCCGGCTAAGGGTTACCGAACTCGTAATAATAAGCGTACGGATAATATGATCGTTCGTCGCCGCTATTCAAATAAAGGTTAA
- the rplC gene encoding 50S ribosomal protein L3, translated as MTLGLVGRKVGMTRVFTEQGVSVPVTVLEMSPNRVTQVKSKDTDGYSAVQVTFGQKKANRVNKAEAGHFAKAGVEAGRGLHEFALTEEKLAELKVGDEVTVAIFEAGQFVDVTGTSKGKGFAGTIKRHNFGSQRASHGNSRSHHVPGSIGMNQDPGRVFPGKRMAGQYGNTTATVQRLEVVRVDAERNLLLVKGAVPGAANGDVVVRPSVKVGA; from the coding sequence ATGACTTTAGGTCTGGTTGGGCGCAAGGTGGGTATGACCCGCGTGTTTACTGAGCAAGGTGTTTCTGTGCCGGTAACTGTGTTGGAAATGTCTCCTAATCGCGTCACTCAGGTAAAATCCAAAGATACCGACGGCTATTCGGCCGTTCAGGTTACCTTTGGTCAGAAGAAAGCCAATCGTGTAAACAAGGCGGAAGCCGGTCACTTTGCGAAAGCAGGTGTTGAGGCGGGTCGTGGTTTGCATGAGTTCGCTTTAACTGAAGAAAAATTGGCCGAATTGAAAGTGGGCGACGAAGTAACTGTTGCTATTTTTGAAGCCGGCCAGTTTGTAGATGTAACCGGCACCTCCAAAGGTAAGGGCTTTGCCGGTACCATCAAGCGTCATAACTTTGGTTCGCAGCGTGCTTCTCACGGTAACTCCCGTTCTCACCATGTTCCCGGTTCTATCGGTATGAACCAAGATCCGGGTCGTGTGTTCCCGGGTAAACGTATGGCTGGTCAGTATGGTAATACCACTGCGACCGTGCAGCGTTTGGAAGTGGTTCGTGTGGATGCGGAACGCAATCTGCTGTTGGTTAAGGGTGCTGTTCCTGGTGCTGCCAATGGTGATGTGGTTGTGCGCCCCAGCGTGAAAGTAGGTGCATAA
- the rplW gene encoding 50S ribosomal protein L23 gives MNQQRLMKVILAPVVSEKSNLLAEKRNQMTFKVLPDATKAEVKAAVELLFGVQVASVTTVAIKGKVKRFGRTLGRRSNVKKAYVSLAAGQELDLESVAAAADKE, from the coding sequence ATGAATCAACAACGTTTGATGAAAGTAATTTTGGCTCCTGTTGTTTCTGAAAAGAGCAATTTGTTGGCTGAGAAACGTAACCAGATGACTTTTAAAGTGTTGCCTGATGCAACCAAGGCAGAAGTTAAAGCTGCTGTTGAATTGTTGTTTGGTGTTCAGGTAGCCTCTGTGACTACAGTTGCAATCAAAGGGAAAGTAAAGCGTTTTGGTCGCACTCTGGGTCGCCGCAGTAATGTGAAGAAAGCTTATGTCAGCTTGGCTGCCGGACAGGAGCTGGATTTGGAATCTGTTGCAGCAGCTGCAGATAAGGAATAA
- a CDS encoding MFS transporter, producing MDILSRLHALPLSRFHYRLLALIGLGWLFDAMDTGMVSFVLVTLAKEWGLSAQQSGWVVSIGFVGMALGAVLSGWAADRFGRRNVFAGTMVLYGAATGLCALSPNLAALLFFRFWVGFGLGGQLPVAVSLVSEYAPPKVRGRFIVLLESFWGLGWLAAALASYFLIPKFGWHSAFAAGSVPLLYAFAVWKRLPESVPYLIAAGRAEEAHALVCRLEEESGVAQAAEMIVPTAQKKEKIRLAQLWRPPFARRTLMLWLIWFGIVFSYYGIFTWLPKLLAGQGYSVVKTFEYVLVMILAQLPGYFAAAVLVEKIGRKATLAGFLGACAVCAYCFGQSGSTLEIMLWGSLMSFFNLGAWGVLYTYTPELYPVRFRAFGSGWAGAVGRIGGIVAPMVVAGMSGSGGFARIFVMFAAVLAAVVLVIVLLGEETKGRTLEEISAD from the coding sequence ATGGATATTTTGTCGCGCCTTCATGCTTTGCCTTTAAGCCGTTTCCACTACCGCCTGCTGGCCTTAATCGGGCTGGGCTGGCTGTTTGATGCGATGGACACGGGTATGGTGTCGTTTGTGTTGGTTACTTTGGCTAAAGAGTGGGGGCTGAGTGCGCAGCAGTCGGGCTGGGTGGTGAGTATCGGTTTTGTGGGCATGGCGCTGGGCGCAGTGTTGAGCGGCTGGGCGGCCGACCGTTTCGGGCGGCGCAATGTGTTTGCGGGCACCATGGTGCTCTACGGCGCGGCCACGGGTTTGTGCGCGTTGTCGCCGAACTTGGCCGCGCTGCTGTTTTTCCGCTTCTGGGTGGGCTTCGGCTTGGGCGGGCAGCTGCCGGTGGCGGTGTCGCTGGTGAGCGAGTATGCGCCGCCGAAGGTGCGCGGGCGGTTTATCGTGCTGCTGGAGAGTTTTTGGGGCTTGGGCTGGCTGGCGGCGGCGCTGGCTTCGTATTTCCTGATTCCGAAATTCGGTTGGCACAGCGCGTTTGCGGCGGGCTCGGTGCCGCTTTTGTACGCGTTTGCGGTGTGGAAGCGGCTGCCGGAATCGGTGCCTTATCTGATTGCGGCGGGCAGGGCGGAGGAGGCGCACGCATTGGTGTGCCGTTTGGAGGAGGAATCGGGCGTGGCGCAGGCGGCGGAAATGATTGTGCCGACTGCGCAGAAGAAGGAGAAAATCCGTCTCGCGCAGCTGTGGCGGCCGCCGTTTGCCCGCCGCACGCTGATGCTGTGGCTGATTTGGTTCGGCATCGTGTTTTCTTATTACGGGATTTTCACTTGGCTGCCCAAGCTGCTGGCGGGGCAGGGCTATTCGGTGGTGAAAACGTTTGAATATGTGCTGGTGATGATTCTGGCGCAGCTGCCGGGCTATTTTGCGGCGGCGGTGCTGGTGGAGAAAATCGGGCGCAAGGCCACGCTGGCGGGCTTTTTGGGCGCGTGTGCGGTGTGCGCCTATTGCTTCGGCCAAAGCGGCTCTACGCTGGAAATCATGCTGTGGGGCAGTTTGATGTCGTTCTTCAACCTGGGCGCATGGGGCGTGCTCTACACTTACACGCCGGAGCTTTATCCAGTGCGCTTCCGCGCGTTTGGCTCGGGCTGGGCGGGCGCGGTGGGGCGCATCGGCGGGATTGTGGCGCCGATGGTGGTAGCCGGTATGAGCGGCAGCGGCGGTTTTGCGCGGATTTTCGTGATGTTTGCGGCGGTGCTGGCGGCGGTGGTACTGGTGATTGTGCTGCTGGGTGAGGAAACGAAGGGGCGCACGCTGGAGGAAATCAGCGCGGATTGA
- a CDS encoding class II glutamine amidotransferase, whose amino-acid sequence MCQLLGMNCNTPTDIVFSFEGFRLRGGLTDRHADGFGIGFFENKGVRMFHDDKPSASSPVADLVKTYQIKSTNVIAHIRKATQGSVGLANTHPFIREMWGEYWLFAHNGHLGGFQPEEGKYYRPVGSTDSERAFCFMLEQLRSRFEHKPPVGKLFAEVATLTTQIRHHGLFNFMLSNGDILFAHASTLLHYIIRQAPFGEAHLIDNDVAVDFAAVTTPNDRVAVIATQPLTANETWTQLAVNELVAFRDGDIILRDCPDNPRYLSQQEGLAIARAVGVAA is encoded by the coding sequence ATGTGCCAGCTTTTGGGCATGAACTGCAACACACCCACCGACATTGTTTTCTCCTTCGAAGGTTTCCGACTGCGCGGCGGACTAACCGACCGGCATGCCGACGGCTTCGGCATCGGCTTCTTCGAAAACAAAGGCGTACGCATGTTTCACGACGACAAGCCCAGCGCCAGCTCGCCGGTGGCCGATTTGGTAAAAACCTACCAAATCAAATCCACCAACGTCATCGCCCACATCCGCAAAGCCACGCAGGGCAGCGTCGGCCTGGCCAATACCCATCCCTTCATCCGCGAAATGTGGGGCGAATACTGGCTGTTCGCCCACAACGGCCATCTTGGCGGCTTCCAGCCTGAAGAGGGCAAATACTACCGTCCCGTAGGCAGCACCGATTCCGAACGCGCCTTCTGCTTCATGCTGGAACAACTGCGCAGCCGATTCGAGCATAAGCCGCCTGTAGGCAAACTGTTTGCCGAAGTGGCCACACTCACGACACAAATCCGCCACCACGGATTATTCAACTTCATGCTGTCCAACGGAGACATCCTGTTTGCCCACGCCAGCACCCTGCTGCACTACATCATCCGCCAAGCCCCATTCGGCGAGGCACACCTCATCGACAACGACGTGGCCGTAGATTTTGCCGCCGTTACCACACCGAACGACCGCGTGGCCGTTATTGCCACACAACCCCTTACTGCCAACGAAACCTGGACGCAATTAGCCGTGAACGAACTGGTGGCCTTCCGCGACGGCGACATCATCCTGCGCGACTGTCCGGACAACCCGCGCTACCTCAGCCAGCAGGAAGGCTTGGCCATCGCCCGCGCCGTCGGTGTAGCCGCATAA